The stretch of DNA TGGATTCAAAAAGCGGAATGGGAAATGGCTAAAAATCCCGATGAACTAAATCAGGCAGCTTATAACTTTGCACAGCAATTATCCCTTCTGGATCAAAAAGGGAACATCACTTTCGTTGAAGGGGAAGCGGAAATTGAACCCGGAATTACTTTAACCCAAGTTGGAGGCCACTCTGTCGGTAGCCAAATTGTGACCATCGATTGCGGCACGGAGTATTACATTTACGCCGGAGACATTATTCCTACTCTGTTTCATAGTTCTTTGGCAATAACTTCCGCTTATGATGTTTCCCGCATTCAATCCGTTGCTGCCAAAAAACTTATCTATAGTCGGTTACAAGAACATAACGGAATTTTACTTCTAAACCACGACATTTCACAATGGCAAATACCCTTTTCGGAATTGAAAATTGGCAAGCAAGCAATAAAGGATAAAATAGATAGTTAGTTGAAACAATAAAGTAAAGGAGAAATCCTCATACCGCTGTTTACATAGCTGCCAATAATCTATACAAAACCATTGTCTTTCCGTTCTTTTCCTACTTGTTTTCAGCTGAGGAAGCTGCAGTAAAAAGAGAGGTGAAAAAATACAATCTTCTTAATCTTTACATCCTTGTTTCTAAAGTTCAAACCTTGAATCCTGGTTTCTAAAACTAAATCCCTTACATCCCAAAAATCTTGTTCATCTCAGGCCTATTATCTTTTTGAATCTGCGAAATCTGCGTCATCTGCGTGAAACTAAATCTGTGTAATCTGTGAGAGAATATCCCAAAGGAAGAACGACATCCTCGTCGTTCCCCATACAACCGAGTTATCCAGTTTCCACTTTATTCTATAAAAGCTTTATTTATGTAGTTTCCGCATTATTACATACAAGCTTGATTTATCCAATTTCCACTTTAATCTATACAAGCTTGAGTTATGTAGTTTCCGCATTATTCTATATATGCTTGATAGTTTGTCTGTTGTGGTTGACGATGAAATCAACCCTCCTTTTTTTGCCGGGTTAAAACCCGTCGCTTATATCTGTCGTCCCGCTGGGACTAATTTATTTGTTTTACATTGCGCCGGGTTAAAAACCCGTCGTTAGTATGTATCGTTCCTAACGGAACTTAAAATTTGAAATACTCTAAATCCTAAAATCCTTGTTTGTAAAGAAGATAACATCATAATCCTAAAATTCTTGTTTCTAAATCTAAATCCTAAAATCCTGGTTTATAAAACTAAATCCCTTAAATCCCAAAAATCCTGTTCATCCCAGGCCTATTATCTTTTTAAATCTGCGTAATCTGCGTGAAACCAAATCTGTGTAATCTGTGTAATCTGTGAGAGGATATTCCAAAGGAAGAACGACATCCTGTCGTTCCACATACAACCGAGTTATCAAGTTTCCACTTTATTCTATAAAAGCTTTATTTATGTAGTTTCCGCATTATTCCATACAAGCTTTATTTATGTAGTTTCCGCATTATTCCATACAAGCTTGAGTTATCCAGTTTCCGCATTATTCCATACAAGCTTGAGTTATCAAGTTTCCGCATTATTTTATACAAGCTTGAGTTATGTAGTTTCCGCATTATTCTATATATGCTTGATAGTTTGTCTGTTGTGGTTGACGAGGACGTCAACCCTCCATTATTTTCGCACCTGATAAATATCTTGGTTTATAAAACTAAATCCCTTAAATCCCAAAAATCCTGTTCATCCCATACCTATTATCTTTTTGAATCTGCGCCATCTGCGTTATCTGCGTGAAACCAAATCTGTGAGAGCTAAATTTCGGTGTTTTCGGTGGCTACACAATTCCTGCAAACCTTCTTTTTAACCCATCCATAGCTCCTCTTTCTATCCTCTTCCACTCAACCTAAACGAGGGGAGGAGGAGGAGAGGATGAGGCGATGAGGACGGGTGGTTAATAAGGAAATGGTTGCAAAGATACCATTTAGAGTCAAAAAATCGCTATTCGGGTAGCTAACCGTTTATCAGTCAATCGCCTATCAGTTATCTTGATTTGTCGGCTTTTTATTTTGGTAGAGAGCGATAATATCCTCTTCCAAATCTGCTGGAACCATACCTTTAATGCTTTCTCCGTTAAATATTCGCCTTCGGATATCGGTTGCGGAAATAGGGCAGAGTTGAATATCCAAAACGGTAGCTTTCAATTGGTTAATAACTTGTGGCAGAAGTGGATAACCGGGGCGTGGGAGAATGATGAAAGAGACATATTGTTGTAAATAGGGATAGTTATACCACTTATGCAGATTGAGCAAATTATCGGATCCGATGATAAAAGTAAAATTCACTTCCGGATGCAGGTAAAACATTTTTTTCATCAAATCGGCCGTATAGCCGCTACCTGATTTATCCGCATCGGTTATGGCAAAGTTACTATTACACATAATTGCTTTTTCTACAAGGGCATAGCGTTGTTCAAAAGGAAGTAGGATGGAATTTTGTTTAAAATGATGATTGCCGCTGGGCGCAAATAAAACGCTATCCGCAGCCCGGAGCTTCAAAATTTCAGTCGCTATATGCAAATGACCCAGATGGACAGGATCAAAAGTTCCGCCCAAAATAGCAACTAAACCCTGCACTTTATTTTTCCAATGCGCTGAACTTTTTAGCTAATCTTTTTGCCTCTTTGGAATCGGGATAGCGAGTTTGAAGTTTAGTATAGCTTTCTTTGGCTTTTTCGAGGTTCTTTTGATGGAGATGAAGTTTGGCAGAATAGTAAAGCGCTTGACGGTCAATTTCGTTATAATTTCCCAGGGCGGTGATATCGTCAAAATACATTAGTGCGCTGCTATAGTCCTTCATTTTATAATATAGATAGCCGGTTAAATAGTCCTTCTCCAATAATTTATACTGGCATTTTTGAATATATTCCAGCGCTTTGCCATAGCGAGAATCACTTGGATAGCGATCGATAAAAGTTCTGAATGCCTCAATGCAATTTACTGTTTCGGTTTGATCATATTGGGGCGGAAGGGATTCTTCAAACAGACATTCGCCTTTGCGGAAATAGGCATCGGAGACATTCTCGTGATCGGGAAAAGAACTGATAAATTGTTCATACCGGGCGCGCGCATCGGCAAATTTATTCATCTTGAAGTAACAATCGGCTACTTTCATTGTGGCATAAGCAGTCGAAGCAGATTTGCGTTCAAAAGATATCTCTTCATAGATAGTCGCTGCCCGAGAATATTTACCTTTGGCATATAGTTCATCGGCATTTTTTAACTTTGCCTCCGTGGAAAGCTGGGTTTTGTTACTGCTGCAAGAAAAGAGGCAAAAAACCACTATCGGGATAAGAAGGAAGTATTTACGCACAAAAGATTCCTTTTTTTAATCAAAATTCCACAGCAGAAAAACCAGTGAACCAATGGCTGCACCGGCGACGATGGGTTCAAACCAGCGTTTATGTAAAGAGGAAGTGCTGGAATTTTTCTGCTCCGGTAAAGGTAAATTACAGGTGGAGATTTTTTTTACCTGCAAGGAAGGCAGCTCTATCTGCCGAATCTCAAAAATGTAAACAGGATAACGCTGAGTTCGATAGGAAAAAAAACTGCTGTGAGTTTCCTCTTGCCAGATAATGTTCATATTTACTTGAATCAGCAAAGCATTTGTGATGCCATAAGAGGAAAGGTTAATTGCTTTGCCTTCTTCCACAGAGAAAAATAAATCTCCGGTCTCGGATATATTATAACGCAGGTCTGCTCCCGCTTCGATCAGAAGAGAACTTATTTTTTCAGTTAAAACGGGATTCCAGTCGCCACAATTAATATCCAGAAAAAGCGGCTGCCCAATCGTAATTTCGGTTGCTATGTTCTGCGCTATTTTATCAAGAGCGGATAACTCTTGAGAAGATAGAAGGTTCGCACTAAGCAAGAGAACCCAAAAGGGCAGCAGATATTTAAACATTCTATACGGATTGTAAAAACGCCTTATAAGCCAGATAAGTTGAATATAAATCCGCTTTGGAACTAAGTTCATATAGCGAATGCATACCGATTAAGCCCACTCCGCAATCCAAAACTTCAGCTCCTAAATTGGCTAAAATATAGGCAATTGTGCCACCGCCACCTTCATCAACTTTGCCCAGTTCTCCTGATTGCCAGAAAACTCCTGCGCTATTGAAAATCCGGATGACTTTGGCTAAAAATTCGGCATTGGCATCGTTGCAACCATACTTTCCGCTGCTACCGGTAAATTTGCTGACGCCAATTCCACAATTGAAAAGGACGGCATTTTGTTTTTCGTGCACATTAGGATAATTGGGATCGATGGCTACAGTTACATCTCCACTTAATATCTGACTGTTAATAAATGTCTTACGCAAACTATAACTGCCATTGTCCTCTCCCTTGTAGGCAAGAAGATCGGCAACAAAATCACTAATAAATATGCTATTGGCGCCGGTATTACCCTGACTGCCCACTTCTTCTCTATCGGAAAGATAAACGATCATCGTGCGTTTTGGCTTTTCCGCAATGTTATTCAGTAAAGCCATCAACGCATTATAGGCACTAATGCGATCGTCCTGTCCGTAGCCAACAATCATTGAATTGTCCAAACCACAATTTCTTGCTTTATAGGCAGGGACTAATTGCAATTCCGCACTTAAAAAATCGGCTTCGGTAATGCCATATTTTTGATTTAACAGCTTGATGGTATATGCTTTAATTGCTTCTTTTTCTTCATTGCCAGGTTCCTGCATACCGGAAAAAATGAGGTTCATTTTGCTGGCGTCAATTGCCTCACCCAAGTTCTTGGTATATTGTTCTTTATGTGCCAAATGCGGTAAAAGATCAGGAATGATAAAGACCGGTTCATCTTCCTTTTCGCCAATGCAAATATTGAGAATGGAACCATCATTTTTAATGACTACTCCGTGCAAAGACAAAGGTGTGGAAACCCACTGGTATTTTTTGATGCCACCGTAATAATGAGTCCTCATACAACCCAGGGCACTGTTGCCGTCTTCGTATAAAGGATTTTGTTTAAGATCCACTCGGGGGGAATCAATGTGGGCTGCAACCATATTAAATCCCTGAGAGAGAGGTTCCGTTCCCAAATAAGCTATTGCCATTGTTTTGTTGCGAAATACACTGTAAACTTTATTGCTTCCTTTTTTGCTTAAGGGAGTAAATTTACTTTTTTGCAAGAGTTCCAAAATACAGGCAATTGTTTCTCTTTCCGTTTTTGCCTTATTCAAAAATTGAATATATGGTTCGGCATAAGCCATGGCTTTGTTTTGTTCATCCAGAGATGCTTCTTTCCAAAAGTTTTTGCGCTCATAACTGAGTGCCTCTTTTTGTGTTTTAGTGTTTTTCATTGCTACTCCTAAATATTTATTTTATTTCTATTATTTTTAATTGTCTATCGCCGATAGGTGCTTTTACAATGGCAACATCGCCCACTTTTTTACTTAATAAAGCTCTTCCAATAGGCGAAACCACGGACACTTCTTGAACTCCTTCCTCGCTGTAATAATTTAATTCATCGGCGCCTACCAAATGATAACAGGTATTTTCATTCGTGCTGATATCTTCCGCTATGCAATAACTACCGAAACGAACTGTGTCCTTGGGAAATTCACTGGTGTCAATTACTTTCAAACAGGCACAGCGACGCCTGAGAAAATCAATTTCACTGTCTATGGCTCGCTGCCTTTCGCGGGCAGCTTTGTATTCTGCATTTTCACTGAGGTCTCCAAATTCACGAGCAACAGTAATGGCTTTAATAACTTCCGGGCGCTCGGCAAGCAAATCATTTATCCTTTGTTGCAGCCGCTGCATACCCGTTTTGGTGATAAATTGTGTTAAGTCCAAGAGATTAAACAGCTCCTTTCTTCTTTATTAAAATCCGCTGAGCGGTTGTAGCCGCTTTTTTTAAACGCGCATTGCCACTTTTTGTCCAAACCTCAATCGGAGTTTCCAAACCAGGAAAATAATCGGTTATGGACGCACAAAGCAATTCCACAATTTGAGGATCACGGCTAATGCCATATTCCTGCCAAATTTTTAAGTAATAATCGGGATTAAGCTTAGCCACCGTTTTCAGCATCGTAATATGAATGGATGTATATTCTCCCAAAGGATATAACCATTGATGCACAAAATAATTCATTACTTTGGGAACAAGGTCTTCGCGTTTCTTTACCAGCTTAATCAACAAATTCAACGCTGCTTTATGCAAATTGGGCTCTGAACTGCTGGCGTAATGAAAAACTTTCTCCAGATATTTATCAGGATATTTGCGCAAAAGAGGCAGCATCACTTTGTCCAAAAGAGCGTTGATATCTGCTTCGGAAGCCGTTGATAATGTTTCATCCAACAAAGGAAGATACACGGAGGGCTTTTTAGGTAGCAGTTTGCTGATTATCTGTGCAAAAGCCAGCTTTCCATAATCTCCTTTCTTGTTCCATAAAGCCCTGTAAAAAGGAATATAGGCGTCATGTTTTTTCCCCAGCTGCTGAACTATGTTACTCGCTACATGATAGATAACCTCCGCTGGAATTTTGCCGTTTACCCTCTCCGGATAAGCAATAAAGATGATTTCAAAATCATAATCTCCATTCGGCAGCTTATTCTTAAGAAAATCCGCAGTATCCATATTCAGCCGTTCTTTCCAGTCAATGGTTAACATCTGTCTCTCCCAATATCACTATTTTTTCTCTGTGTGGCATTAGCTCTTAAAATGCCCTATCTTGTCAATAGAAAAAAACAATTGCCCTGCAGTAAAGGGTTTTAACTATCTATAAATTGCTGTATTTGGCTATCAATAATGATTTATCCTAAACTAATACAGTTGCTTCTTTTTTTTAAAATGGCTGGGATGGAAGGAGTTGAACCCTCACATACGGATCCAGAGTCCGCTGTCCTACCATTAGACGACATCCCATTTTATATTTACTGGCTGGGCAGGAAGGATTCGAACCCTCGTATGGCAGGACCAAAACCTGCTGCCTTACCACTTGGCGACTGCCCAGCAAATATTTTATAACTGGCGGAGAGGCAGGGATTTGAACCCTGGGTGGGCTTTTGACCCACACACGCTTAGCAGGCGTGCACCTTCAGCCAACTCGGTCACCTCTCCCAATTTTTTATATAATTCTATCTGGCGGAGGATGAGGGATTCGAACCCCCATGGGCATAACCCGGCGGTTTTCAAGACCGCTGCCTTACCTGTTAGGACTAATCCTCCCTTTGTTATTTTTTCCTTCAAAATTATCGAGGCATTTCTGTCAAGAGCTTTCTGCGGTAAGACCCCTCACAGATTGCAAGGATCTCATAGATTTTGTTTCCCGCAGATTGCGCTGATTTGGTTGCACGCAGATTACGCAGATTCAAAAAGATAATAGGCCTGGGATGAACAGGATTTTTGGGATTTAAGGGATTTAGTTTTATACACTTAGGATTTTAGGATTGAGATTTAGAAACAAGGATTTAAGGATTTAAGGATTTAGAGGATTTGGTTATATAAACAAGAATATTAAATCGTTGGGAATAATGGAGGGTTGACTTCCTCGTCAACCACAACAAACAAACTATCAAGCTATCATAGAATAATGCGGAAACTGGATAACTCGGTTGTATGGGGAACGACAAGATGTCGTTCTTCCTTTAATATTCTATCACAGATTTGGTTATATAAACAAGAATATTGACCCGTTGGGAATAATGGAGGGTTGACGTCCTCGTCAACCACAACAAACAAACTATCAGGCAATTATAGAATAACGCGGAAGCTGCATAAATCAAGCTTGTATAGAATAAAATGGAAACTTGATAATTCGGTTGTCAGGGGAACGACGAGGACGTCGTTCCTCCTTTAATATTCTCTCACAGATCTATTTTCGGTGGCTTCGGTGTCCTCGGTGGCTTAAAATAAAAATCCCTTAAATCCCCAAAATCCTGTTCATCCCAGACCTATTATTTTCACTTCGCCCTGAGCTCTCTGCCCTCTGCAATATAAAATCCTGTTCATCCCAGACCTATTATCCTCTTATATCTATGAGAATTGTGGAATCTGTGAGAGGTCTTATTTTTTTCGGTGTTCTCGGTTTTTTCCGTGTTCTCGGTGTAAAATAATCCCTTAAATCATTATCATCTAATAAAACAGTTTGTCTGGAACGAATTCTGCATTATCTTATCATAAAAAACATTGCTATGAAAGGATAGTTTAATGCAAAGAATTTTTAAGTTAGGATTGGCGTTATGTCTGTTTCTAATCCTGTCATCTCTATTTGCTCAAAGTGTTAAATTCTCGTTATCTCCCGCGGTTTTGCAGCCCGGGGAAAAAGGTGTTATTAAAGCCACTTTAGTTATTCCCGAAGGGAAAAAGCAGACCGTGAACCCCAAAAATCCAGAATATTTTTATTTGGAAGCAAATCATCCCGATCTTATTTTTGGTAAAGTTATTTATCCTCAGCCGACTATGATTGTTTCTGCAGAGGAATGGAATTATCATCCCAAAGTTACTTTAACATTGCCTTTTACGGTAAAAAACACGGCAAAACCGGGTGACAAACAAATCGAGGTCTTGCTAAGTTATAATTTATGTTATGAAACAGGAATGTGCGATCCCCCTGAAGAAACTTCTAAAACCCTTTCTTTTCAAATTGCGGCAAGCGAAAATGCAGTAACAACAGAATCCGAAATTGCAGATACAATAAGTAAAAATGAGCCAAGCCAGGCAACTCCTGTTTCTGAAAAACAAAAACCAGTAGAAAATCCCCCGACAAAGCAATCCCTGGGCGAAATCCTGAAGTATATTCTGTTTGCTTTTTTAGGAGGCATAATTTTGAACATCACCCCCTGCGTGCTGCCGATTTTGCCTATCAGGATAATGAGCATAATGAATCAGGCACAGAAAGACAGAACTAAAGTGTTGAATCATACTTTGGTTTATGCTTTGGGAGTGCTTATTTCCTTTGCCGTGATGGCTGGAATATTCATCGCTTTACAAAAAGCGGGTGAATCGGTAGGTTGGGGCTTGCAAAATCAAAACCCCGGTTTCGTAGTAACCCTGATGGCAATTGTTTTTGTATTTGCTTTGTCGCTTTTAGGTGTTTTTGAGATAACCGTCCCCGGAATGAATACTGCCAACAAAGCAACCGCCAAAGGTGGATATAGCGGTTCTTTTTTTGGAGGTATTTTTGCCTTTTTGATGGCTATTTCTTGTACCGGACCTTTTTTAGGAGCCGCTTTACCTTTTGCTTTAGCTATGCCACCTGTTTTAATGCTGATTTTCTTCCTCACCATCGGACTGGGTTTTGCGTTTCCTTTTTTGCTGATCGGCTTTTTCCCCAAGGCATTGAAAATTATTCCCAAACCTGGCAACTGGATGATCATATTCAAAGAAGTGATGGGCTTTGTTTTGCTCTTTATCGTTTATACGCAATTAAAAACATTGCTGCTTTTAACCGATGGCGAATATTTGATGCAAGTGCTCTGGTTTTTACTTATTCTCGGTTTTGCCAGTTGGCTATATGGCTGTTTTGTAAAAGTGGAGAACAGCAAACTGATTCAATGGCTGTTTACGCTTATTTCTCTGGCGCTGATTATTTTTGCCGCGGCTACTTATCTTCCGCTTAAAGAGACGAACAAAACAGAAATTCAGGCAAACAAAAGTGAACTTATTCCTGCTCCCAATGCCCCAGAGGGTTGGTATGTATTTTCGGAAGATGTTCTAAACAAGGCACTCAAAGAAAATAAAGCGGTTTTTCTTGACATCGGGGCTGCCTGGTGTAAAAATTGTATGACGAATGAAAAAACCGTCCTTTTTACAGATACGATGATGCAGGAATTTAAGCAGAAAAATGTTTTATTGCTCCGGGGAGATTTTACCAAAAAAGATGAGACGCTGCTTGCTTGGATAAAAAAACACGGAAGAGCGGGTGTCCCTTTCAGTGCATTATACATTCCCGGGCAAGAACCCTATATTTTTGGCGAACTGCTTTCCAAAGAGGATATTTTTAACGCCCTTAACAAAATTCAGTAGGTAAACTGGCAAAGGAAGATAATGAAAAAGAGTATATACATTCTGCTGCTGATTGTGCTTTTGGGAATATTTTCCTGTGACCGCTTTGAGCATAATTTTCAGCCCTTGGAACAAGTAAATTTGGAAGCGGAACTTTTCAGCCCTCTGCAAGAGGCATTTAATAATGTCCAACCTGCGGATTTAGCCCCTGTAATGGCTTTTTATGCAGAGGATTATAATCACTACGGAAAAAATAAAAGCCAGTGGGAAGCAATGCTGTTCAATATGCTTTCCGGATTATCCAATCCCAGCATTGAAGTTACTTTGCTTACTGCCGAGCTCCAAAATGAAACCAATGCTTTGGCAAACTGGCGATTAAAGATCAGCGATGGCAATAAAGCCATTATTGCCGATAGTTTATATACCGGTGAACGCCTTCGCAAAGACAACGGAAAATGGCTTTTACGCGGAAACCAATGTGGATGCACTCCTGAGGTTCCCACTCAAAAAGTAATAGTAGAATATGTTACTAATGTGGGCTGTAGTTATTGTCCCGCCGTGGAAGAACTTTTGCATAATTTAAGTGCGGAATTGGGAGAGAATTTCATTTATATAACGCATCAGCTATCGGGTCCGGTAGCTATCAACGATCCACTTTATGCTTATTATAGTGCTTTTAGCGCTCCCGTTTCCATTATTCAAGGAAAGCATAAACTGACAAACGGAACCCAAGCTGTTTTAGATCAATATAATCCGCTGGTGCAAAATGAACTTGCCATTTCCAATCCGATGGATTATAATATTATTAATCCTATCGTAACAGGAAATTCTATCTCAGGAAGCGTAAAACTTACACCTACTACAGAGAACTTCAGCCAGGAAGAACTCATTTTGAATCTGGCAGTTATTGATCTTGTCTCTACTGCTAATAATGCCGTCGGCGATCCCCTCACCAATGTTGTTATCGGTAGAAAACGCATAGATATCAGCGCTGTGGATTTAAATAACCCGATCGCTTTTGAATTCAATACTAATGTTAGCATTCCCAATGATGCCGCTTTAGTTGTTTTTGCCCAAAAAACACCTGCCACTTTTGCCAATAACGCCACAATTTATAGTGGCTTACAATATCCCCTCTCGGTTACCAAAGGAGGTTTACGATGAAAAAGTTGATTGCTGTCCTTGCTGCCTTGCTGTGTCTTTCTTTTGCTTTTGCAGAAGAGATGCCCGATTTCAAACTTCCAGATGCCGCAGGCAAAAATGTCACCTTGCAAAACCTTTTGGGAAAGGGTCCCATTCTAATTGATTTTTGGGCGGACTATTGTCAACCCTGTAAAGAAGCAATGCCCCAGCTGAACACTTTAGCCGAAAAGTATGATTCGCTGACAGTTGTAATGATTTCCATTGATGCTCCCAAAAATCAGCCCAAGGCAAAGAACTATCTTAAAACCAAAAACTATAAGTTTTTAACTCTTTTTGATGCGGAAAAGACATTGGCCAAAAAACTGGGAGTAGTAAACCCTCCCCATACATTTATTCTAAATAATCAAGGGCAAATTGTCTATTCTCATCTGGGCTATGAACCGGGTGTGGAAAAAGAATACGAAATCCATATTCGCAGTTTGTTGGGGCTGCAAACCGAAGCGGAATAGCATATTTTCACGCAGATTTCGCAGATGGAATAGGTATGGGATGAACAGGATTATGGGGATTTAGAGGATTAAAAATAATGTGTAGACGGCGGACACCGTTCCTCCACAAAAAAGTGGATAGTTTTAGGTAGCGGCGGACACCGTTCCTCAGCAAAAAAGTGGATAGTTTTAGGTAGCGGCGGACACCGTTCCGCCGAAAAAAAGTGAAAAAGAGAAAAGGTTGAAAAGTGAAACCCGGGGATAGTTTTAGGTAGCGGCGGACGCCGTTCCGCCGAAAAAAAGTGAAACCCGGGGATAATTTTAGGTAGCGGCGGACGCCGTTCCGCCGAAAAAAAGTGAAACCCATGGGATATAAAATATCCTGAACTCCTTATTTCTAAACCTATATCAGTGAAGTCAGTGAAGTCAATGAGAAAATAATATAAACAATGGAAGGGAGAATGAAACATTTTTGGTTAATCCTGATCTTAGTCAGTTTTACCTTGCTTAGCGCTCAAAATACCCTTTG from Candidatus Cloacimonas sp. encodes:
- a CDS encoding MBL fold metallo-hydrolase, with the translated sequence MIKIFPVPAGFYWSDSGAFMGVLPYPLWSKKSEIDERFRRKLNLNLLLIQSGNRNILIDTGLGNRLSAKQRDIYQPGEFLLPVSLAELGLQDKDITDVIMTHLHFDHAGGIVTDFGTYEALTFPKARYWIQKAEWEMAKNPDELNQAAYNFAQQLSLLDQKGNITFVEGEAEIEPGITLTQVGGHSVGSQIVTIDCGTEYYIYAGDIIPTLFHSSLAITSAYDVSRIQSVAAKKLIYSRLQEHNGILLLNHDISQWQIPFSELKIGKQAIKDKIDS
- the nadD gene encoding nicotinate (nicotinamide) nucleotide adenylyltransferase, yielding MQGLVAILGGTFDPVHLGHLHIATEILKLRAADSVLFAPSGNHHFKQNSILLPFEQRYALVEKAIMCNSNFAITDADKSGSGYTADLMKKMFYLHPEVNFTFIIGSDNLLNLHKWYNYPYLQQYVSFIILPRPGYPLLPQVINQLKATVLDIQLCPISATDIRRRIFNGESIKGMVPADLEEDIIALYQNKKPTNQDN
- the bamD gene encoding outer membrane protein assembly factor BamD, which gives rise to MRKYFLLIPIVVFCLFSCSSNKTQLSTEAKLKNADELYAKGKYSRAATIYEEISFERKSASTAYATMKVADCYFKMNKFADARARYEQFISSFPDHENVSDAYFRKGECLFEESLPPQYDQTETVNCIEAFRTFIDRYPSDSRYGKALEYIQKCQYKLLEKDYLTGYLYYKMKDYSSALMYFDDITALGNYNEIDRQALYYSAKLHLHQKNLEKAKESYTKLQTRYPDSKEAKRLAKKFSALEK
- a CDS encoding aminopeptidase; this encodes MKNTKTQKEALSYERKNFWKEASLDEQNKAMAYAEPYIQFLNKAKTERETIACILELLQKSKFTPLSKKGSNKVYSVFRNKTMAIAYLGTEPLSQGFNMVAAHIDSPRVDLKQNPLYEDGNSALGCMRTHYYGGIKKYQWVSTPLSLHGVVIKNDGSILNICIGEKEDEPVFIIPDLLPHLAHKEQYTKNLGEAIDASKMNLIFSGMQEPGNEEKEAIKAYTIKLLNQKYGITEADFLSAELQLVPAYKARNCGLDNSMIVGYGQDDRISAYNALMALLNNIAEKPKRTMIVYLSDREEVGSQGNTGANSIFISDFVADLLAYKGEDNGSYSLRKTFINSQILSGDVTVAIDPNYPNVHEKQNAVLFNCGIGVSKFTGSSGKYGCNDANAEFLAKVIRIFNSAGVFWQSGELGKVDEGGGGTIAYILANLGAEVLDCGVGLIGMHSLYELSSKADLYSTYLAYKAFLQSV
- the greA gene encoding transcription elongation factor GreA, with product MDLTQFITKTGMQRLQQRINDLLAERPEVIKAITVAREFGDLSENAEYKAARERQRAIDSEIDFLRRRCACLKVIDTSEFPKDTVRFGSYCIAEDISTNENTCYHLVGADELNYYSEEGVQEVSVVSPIGRALLSKKVGDVAIVKAPIGDRQLKIIEIK
- a CDS encoding cytochrome c biogenesis protein CcdA, which produces MQRIFKLGLALCLFLILSSLFAQSVKFSLSPAVLQPGEKGVIKATLVIPEGKKQTVNPKNPEYFYLEANHPDLIFGKVIYPQPTMIVSAEEWNYHPKVTLTLPFTVKNTAKPGDKQIEVLLSYNLCYETGMCDPPEETSKTLSFQIAASENAVTTESEIADTISKNEPSQATPVSEKQKPVENPPTKQSLGEILKYILFAFLGGIILNITPCVLPILPIRIMSIMNQAQKDRTKVLNHTLVYALGVLISFAVMAGIFIALQKAGESVGWGLQNQNPGFVVTLMAIVFVFALSLLGVFEITVPGMNTANKATAKGGYSGSFFGGIFAFLMAISCTGPFLGAALPFALAMPPVLMLIFFLTIGLGFAFPFLLIGFFPKALKIIPKPGNWMIIFKEVMGFVLLFIVYTQLKTLLLLTDGEYLMQVLWFLLILGFASWLYGCFVKVENSKLIQWLFTLISLALIIFAAATYLPLKETNKTEIQANKSELIPAPNAPEGWYVFSEDVLNKALKENKAVFLDIGAAWCKNCMTNEKTVLFTDTMMQEFKQKNVLLLRGDFTKKDETLLAWIKKHGRAGVPFSALYIPGQEPYIFGELLSKEDIFNALNKIQ
- a CDS encoding TlpA disulfide reductase family protein codes for the protein MKKLIAVLAALLCLSFAFAEEMPDFKLPDAAGKNVTLQNLLGKGPILIDFWADYCQPCKEAMPQLNTLAEKYDSLTVVMISIDAPKNQPKAKNYLKTKNYKFLTLFDAEKTLAKKLGVVNPPHTFILNNQGQIVYSHLGYEPGVEKEYEIHIRSLLGLQTEAE